In Dyadobacter subterraneus, a single genomic region encodes these proteins:
- a CDS encoding malate:quinone oxidoreductase yields MRTKKSIKSITPDVVLIGAGIMSATLGILLKKLNPAFTISIFERLDRVTAESSDAWNNAGTGHSAFCELNYTPQKEDGSVAIDKAIKIAESFEVSKEFWSYLVENKIAEAPEEFIRHIPHMSFVWGEDNVDYLKKRYEALTKHHLFQGMKFSDNSTEIESWVPLIMDGRDPNEAVAATRMDLGTDVNFGALTRTIFNYLETQDGVNLYLNHEVEDFKHESDGSWTIAVKDLSTRKSQKLRTPFVFIGAGGGSLPLLEKSGIPEGKGFGGFPVSGQWLVCNNPEIIERHQAKVYGKAAVGSPPMSVPHLDTRVIDGKKALLFGPYAGFSTKFLKNGSYLDLPRSIKFNNIKPMLAAGIHNIPLTKYLIDQVRQSPEDRLAALRDYMPQARMEDWELEKAGQRVQVIKKDKKEGGVLEFGTEMVTAADGSLAALLGASPGASTSVSIMLELIQRCFKDQAATPEWKEQLQKLIPSFGNSLAKDAKLAAKTRDRTTQVLKLSASKKAQEILA; encoded by the coding sequence ATGCGTACCAAAAAGTCTATAAAATCAATTACTCCCGATGTCGTTCTGATTGGAGCTGGTATCATGAGTGCAACGCTTGGGATTTTGCTTAAAAAGTTAAATCCAGCTTTTACAATCTCTATTTTTGAGAGACTGGACAGGGTAACTGCTGAAAGTTCTGATGCATGGAACAATGCCGGAACCGGACATTCTGCTTTTTGTGAATTGAATTATACACCGCAAAAAGAAGATGGCTCCGTGGCTATCGACAAGGCAATCAAAATTGCCGAGTCTTTTGAAGTGTCAAAGGAATTCTGGTCGTATCTGGTAGAAAATAAAATTGCCGAAGCACCGGAAGAATTTATTCGTCACATTCCTCATATGAGTTTTGTTTGGGGCGAGGATAATGTAGATTATCTTAAAAAAAGATATGAAGCACTGACAAAACATCATTTGTTTCAGGGAATGAAATTTTCTGACAATTCCACTGAAATAGAAAGCTGGGTACCGCTAATTATGGACGGAAGAGATCCGAATGAGGCAGTTGCAGCTACACGAATGGATCTTGGTACTGACGTAAATTTTGGTGCTTTAACCAGGACAATATTCAATTATCTGGAAACGCAGGACGGTGTTAATCTTTACCTGAATCATGAAGTTGAAGATTTTAAACATGAGTCAGACGGTTCATGGACAATTGCTGTTAAAGATCTATCAACTCGTAAATCTCAGAAATTACGTACGCCTTTCGTATTTATCGGAGCAGGTGGCGGTTCGTTGCCACTTTTAGAAAAATCTGGTATACCGGAAGGAAAAGGATTTGGTGGGTTTCCGGTAAGCGGTCAATGGCTGGTTTGTAATAATCCTGAGATCATAGAACGTCATCAGGCAAAAGTTTACGGAAAAGCAGCGGTTGGTTCTCCGCCGATGTCTGTTCCACACTTGGATACGCGTGTTATCGATGGAAAAAAAGCTTTGTTGTTTGGTCCATACGCTGGGTTTTCAACGAAATTCCTGAAAAACGGATCTTATCTGGATCTTCCCCGTTCAATCAAATTTAATAATATCAAGCCAATGCTGGCTGCTGGTATACATAATATTCCGTTGACAAAATATCTGATCGATCAGGTAAGACAGTCACCAGAGGACAGACTTGCGGCGTTAAGAGATTATATGCCTCAGGCACGTATGGAAGACTGGGAATTGGAAAAGGCCGGTCAGCGTGTGCAGGTAATCAAAAAAGACAAAAAAGAAGGTGGCGTTCTTGAATTTGGAACAGAAATGGTGACCGCAGCTGATGGATCATTGGCAGCTTTGCTTGGTGCTTCTCCAGGTGCTTCTACTTCGGTTTCTATAATGCTTGAACTGATTCAGCGCTGCTTTAAAGATCAGGCTGCCACTCCGGAATGGAAAGAACAGCTTCAAAAACTGATTCCTTCTTTTGGAAATTCATTAGCGAAGGATGCGAAACTTGCAGCAAAAACCCGCGACCGGACAACGCAGGTTTTGAAACTTAGTGCTTCGAAAAAAGCGCAGGAAATTCTGGCATAA